In Aquiflexum balticum DSM 16537, a single genomic region encodes these proteins:
- a CDS encoding ATP-grasp domain-containing protein, with product MKIGIHSKTGNFSERWIKYCEEKGIKYKIVNCYDNDIIDQLRDCDALMWHHYEYSKIDYLFAKQLLFAIQVSGKKVFPNFNTNWHYDDKIGQKYLFESIDAPLVPTYIFYSKEDAFRWLNETNFPKVFKLRNGAGSWNVKIVKNRKIGYHLVNKAFDKGFEHTHPPLEFFKETWRNYKLGKNQLSHVKTALKRFIYIPKRHRKPVIERDYIYFQEFIPDNYFDIRVIVIYGRAFAIKRMVRENDFRASGSGDIQYSIENFNEETIQLAFSTAKKIGSQCAGFDIIYQDKKPLIVEVSFAFTAEVYEKCEGYWDENLNFYKGQFNPYGWMVDSVLDENR from the coding sequence ATGAAAATAGGAATTCACTCCAAAACAGGAAATTTCTCCGAAAGGTGGATCAAATATTGTGAAGAAAAAGGAATAAAATACAAGATTGTCAATTGCTATGATAATGATATTATTGATCAACTTAGAGATTGTGATGCCCTAATGTGGCATCATTACGAATATTCGAAAATAGATTATTTATTTGCAAAACAACTTTTATTCGCAATCCAGGTTAGTGGAAAAAAGGTTTTCCCAAATTTCAATACGAATTGGCACTATGATGACAAAATAGGGCAAAAATATTTATTTGAATCTATAGACGCACCCTTAGTTCCAACTTATATATTTTACTCTAAGGAAGATGCCTTTAGATGGCTAAATGAAACAAATTTTCCAAAAGTATTTAAATTAAGAAATGGAGCAGGATCTTGGAATGTAAAAATTGTTAAAAACAGGAAAATAGGTTACCATCTAGTTAATAAAGCTTTTGATAAAGGTTTTGAACACACCCATCCTCCTCTTGAATTTTTCAAAGAAACCTGGAGAAATTATAAACTAGGTAAAAATCAATTATCACATGTTAAAACTGCATTAAAAAGATTTATATATATTCCTAAAAGACACCGTAAACCAGTAATCGAAAGAGATTATATTTATTTTCAGGAGTTTATTCCAGATAATTATTTTGACATTAGAGTAATTGTGATTTATGGAAGGGCCTTCGCAATTAAAAGAATGGTTAGAGAAAATGATTTCAGAGCTTCTGGAAGTGGAGATATCCAATATTCCATTGAAAATTTTAATGAAGAAACAATTCAATTAGCCTTTTCTACCGCAAAGAAAATTGGCAGTCAATGTGCTGGGTTCGATATTATTTATCAAGATAAGAAACCACTCATTGTGGAAGTAAGTTTTGCGTTTACCGCTGAAGTATATGAAAAATGCGAAGGCTATTGGGATGAAAATCTTAATTTTTATAAGGGTCAGTTTAATCCATATGGATGGATGGTGGATTCAGTTCTCGATGAGAATAGGTAA
- a CDS encoding O-antigen ligase family protein gives MKTFFLFLEIMIPFFISYQIFKKGSLSIVYFPFLYLSSKAIGEKGVFPGPFNDLLFASLLVYYVVYNLPFVKRNIFSIILVLSYFFLLIDVNDFNAKRAELLGAMWLFICIPLIPEIYQYYSREKIFNEISTSAFLIFILFSLNTFLSTLFGFYPENEYGFTSGVSFGNLQIDTYGVFPLAFYLILKRGIKEKNIWYLLIYFISIFLVLLTLRRSVMALSIFATLAVIVELFNFRQLKDLLIYGIVAGSIGLLVAINIGFVDQLTERIEKRNLKDREIANEGRFMEFELVYKDLFVYYDYDPWFGYGLFESPGNYGKKVFGNRPLHTEYLYYVHNVGIFGLICYCLMIFLAFYNVWKNTFNKKDRIQFFFILVYFLVFFNLGFSRNALVPVMLYGILNLPLSRKNNIKVKNLV, from the coding sequence ATGAAGACTTTTTTTCTTTTTTTGGAAATAATGATTCCTTTTTTTATTTCTTACCAAATTTTTAAGAAGGGGTCATTGTCTATTGTTTATTTCCCCTTTCTCTATTTATCTTCAAAAGCAATAGGAGAAAAGGGGGTATTTCCAGGTCCCTTTAATGACCTTCTTTTTGCTTCGCTTTTGGTTTATTATGTGGTTTACAATCTCCCTTTTGTCAAAAGAAATATTTTCTCGATAATTCTCGTATTGAGCTATTTTTTTTTGCTAATAGATGTCAATGACTTCAATGCGAAAAGAGCAGAATTACTTGGGGCAATGTGGCTTTTTATTTGTATCCCTTTGATACCTGAAATTTATCAGTATTATTCAAGGGAAAAAATTTTTAATGAAATAAGTACATCAGCTTTTCTAATTTTCATTTTATTTTCTTTAAACACATTTCTATCGACATTATTTGGGTTCTACCCAGAAAATGAATACGGATTTACTTCTGGAGTATCTTTTGGAAATTTACAGATCGATACTTATGGTGTATTCCCGTTGGCATTTTATTTGATTCTTAAAAGAGGAATAAAGGAAAAGAATATTTGGTACCTTTTGATCTATTTTATAAGTATCTTTTTAGTCTTACTTACTTTAAGAAGATCAGTTATGGCACTCTCTATATTTGCTACATTGGCCGTAATTGTAGAATTATTTAATTTTAGGCAATTAAAAGATTTATTGATCTATGGGATTGTTGCAGGTTCAATCGGTTTACTTGTCGCTATAAATATAGGATTTGTGGATCAATTGACAGAAAGGATTGAAAAACGGAATTTAAAAGATAGAGAAATAGCAAATGAGGGGAGGTTTATGGAATTTGAACTAGTCTATAAGGATCTTTTTGTCTATTATGATTATGATCCTTGGTTTGGATACGGACTGTTTGAAAGTCCAGGTAACTATGGGAAGAAAGTTTTTGGTAATAGACCTTTGCATACAGAATATTTATATTACGTACATAATGTGGGCATATTTGGATTAATATGCTATTGTTTAATGATTTTTTTAGCCTTTTATAATGTTTGGAAAAATACCTTTAATAAAAAGGACAGGATTCAATTTTTTTTCATTTTAGTATATTTTTTAGTTTTTTTTAACCTGGGTTTCTCGAGAAATGCATTAGTTCCAGTTATGTTATATGGTATATTAAATCTGCCCCTATCGAGAAAAAATAATATTAAAGTTAAGAACCTTGTTTGA
- a CDS encoding GumC family protein, whose protein sequence is MNIIQENMERKGNIEDSIEVFDPIKFLLKYFKYWPYIFASIILSLLIAFFVNQSTPPVYQANSKFYINEDLGANGILDLTGLSKSFSSKIDQRKANEAVFLKSRPVAEKTLDRLDFNVDYFQPGIFINTELYKSSPIHVQVDWGHAQLTGGLIQISWEDNENFKVRFPEKIYRKSIVGAPSEELAFEEEFSSDFSFGEFFELPFLKLKISLVKNINEGEVLISLNTKNSLVSKYSGDGIEVFQLDGETSVLGITLNSTHPQKGADYLNALMEVYLDMELEEKNRMARNTVEFIDSQISGVSDSLSYFESNLETFRSGNRTYDIDRESNTVYSQITELESELQQEKFNKDYFENLKSYLARENYDQIIAPATLGIEDPNLNSLINSLITLQNDRASLLFTQTEASPRVRELTRKIQDTSSSLAEVLRNLSNNTQLRVNDLESRMRKMETQFSRLPSTEQDLIKLERGRNLNETIFTFLQQRRAEAAISMASNFSTNKIVEYAIPSYTPKTSRKKFVYMLFFGLGLIIPVVIIGIFVILDDRIKDAKELEGMLNMPLISKIPQNKTQSPLVVINEPRSALAESFRALKTNISFVVPVERQLTLAVSSTLSGEGKTFTAINLASIYSLNNKKTLLISCDMFKPSSFKDFELKNKVGLSNYLSQQVDSVFDIIQNTKYPNFDIITSGAIPPNPSDLLSSQRFVNFLSELKKVYEVIILDTPPVGLISQSFEVIKYVDLIAYVLRYNFSEKAFINDLNDIKIKKGIKNIYAILNDVPAKELTYKGFNYGYYEEEKAKKSFMNNLFTRNKVAL, encoded by the coding sequence ATGAATATTATTCAAGAAAATATGGAAAGAAAAGGAAATATTGAAGATTCAATAGAAGTATTTGATCCAATAAAATTTTTGTTGAAATATTTTAAATATTGGCCATATATTTTTGCTTCCATTATATTATCATTGTTAATTGCCTTTTTTGTCAATCAATCTACTCCACCGGTTTATCAGGCAAATAGCAAATTCTATATCAACGAGGATCTTGGAGCTAATGGAATTTTGGATTTGACTGGTTTATCAAAGTCATTTTCAAGTAAAATTGATCAAAGAAAAGCAAATGAGGCGGTTTTCCTAAAATCTAGGCCAGTCGCTGAAAAAACTTTGGACCGGTTGGATTTTAATGTTGATTATTTTCAACCTGGAATTTTTATAAATACTGAACTTTATAAAAGTTCACCAATTCATGTTCAAGTAGATTGGGGACATGCCCAATTAACAGGAGGACTTATTCAAATTTCATGGGAAGACAATGAAAATTTTAAAGTTAGATTTCCTGAAAAAATTTACCGGAAATCAATTGTTGGCGCACCGAGTGAGGAGCTTGCCTTTGAAGAAGAATTCTCTTCAGATTTTTCTTTTGGTGAATTTTTTGAACTCCCTTTTTTGAAATTAAAAATATCATTGGTTAAAAATATTAATGAAGGAGAGGTTTTGATTAGTTTAAACACCAAAAATTCATTGGTTTCAAAATATTCTGGAGATGGAATTGAGGTTTTTCAACTTGATGGTGAGACTTCTGTTCTTGGAATAACTCTTAATTCGACTCATCCACAAAAAGGAGCAGATTATTTAAACGCACTAATGGAAGTTTATCTGGACATGGAATTGGAGGAGAAAAATAGGATGGCTAGAAATACTGTTGAATTTATTGACAGTCAGATTTCAGGCGTTTCAGATTCTCTGAGCTATTTCGAATCCAATTTAGAGACTTTTAGAAGTGGGAACAGAACTTATGATATAGATAGAGAAAGTAATACAGTCTATAGTCAAATAACTGAATTGGAATCTGAGCTTCAGCAAGAAAAGTTTAACAAGGATTATTTTGAAAACCTAAAAAGTTATTTGGCCCGGGAGAATTATGACCAAATCATCGCTCCAGCAACTTTGGGAATTGAAGATCCGAATTTGAATTCTTTAATCAATAGTCTTATTACCCTGCAAAATGATCGTGCAAGTTTGCTATTTACCCAAACCGAGGCATCTCCAAGGGTTAGAGAACTAACACGAAAAATCCAAGACACGAGTAGTTCACTGGCTGAAGTCTTAAGAAATTTATCCAATAACACCCAACTTAGGGTAAATGATTTGGAAAGTAGGATGAGGAAAATGGAAACCCAGTTTAGTAGATTGCCTTCCACCGAACAGGATTTAATCAAATTAGAGCGAGGTAGAAATCTTAACGAAACTATTTTTACATTTTTACAGCAGCGAAGGGCTGAAGCTGCCATATCAATGGCCTCAAATTTTTCAACTAATAAAATAGTGGAGTATGCAATACCAAGTTACACTCCTAAAACTTCAAGAAAAAAATTTGTGTATATGCTTTTTTTTGGGTTAGGATTAATTATTCCAGTTGTTATTATTGGAATTTTTGTGATTTTAGATGATAGGATTAAAGATGCCAAAGAGCTTGAGGGAATGCTGAACATGCCTTTGATTTCAAAAATACCTCAAAATAAAACTCAATCTCCTCTTGTTGTTATTAATGAACCAAGATCAGCCTTAGCAGAATCTTTTAGAGCTTTGAAGACAAATATTAGTTTTGTTGTTCCTGTAGAAAGGCAATTGACTTTGGCTGTATCTTCCACACTTTCTGGGGAGGGTAAAACTTTTACTGCCATCAATTTGGCTTCTATTTATTCTCTGAACAATAAAAAAACGCTATTGATCAGCTGTGATATGTTTAAGCCAAGTTCTTTTAAAGATTTTGAATTGAAAAATAAGGTAGGTCTTTCAAATTATTTGAGTCAGCAGGTAGACTCTGTTTTTGATATTATTCAAAATACAAAGTATCCCAATTTTGATATAATAACTTCAGGTGCCATACCACCTAATCCATCTGATTTACTATCTTCACAAAGATTTGTTAATTTTCTTTCAGAGCTCAAAAAAGTATACGAGGTGATTATATTGGATACCCCACCGGTAGGTTTGATAAGTCAATCATTTGAAGTTATTAAATATGTTGACTTAATAGCTTACGTTTTGCGTTATAATTTTAGTGAAAAAGCTTTTATAAATGATTTAAATGACATTAAAATTAAAAAGGGTATTAAAAACATCTATGCCATTTTGAATGATGTGCCAGCTAAGGAATTAACCTATAAAGGCTTTAATTATGGCTATTATGAAGAGGAAAAAGCGAAAAAATCATTCATGAATAATCTGTTTACTAGAAATAAAGTAGCTTTGTGA
- a CDS encoding polysaccharide biosynthesis/export family protein, producing MIQKQNLFYALSIITVLGIFSSCISNKRVIYMQDIPEKNPITQIGELVPVNTEEYLLQYNDVVEINITTSDPLLNTLFDINSGGNQGRMMMGGGGMMNGGDIFYLSGYTLNDDGIVELPVIGKVKMVGLNTEDAKIAIENELKKIVRDNEYFVRVRLGGIRYSALGEFTRPGKYTILQNRVTIFEAIAHAGDLTIQAKRDNIMLIRQYPEGSKAYRVNLNDNKIMASEFYFIRPNDMIYVEPMKVRELGTGVTFLQTLQVLTSLATLALLVYTTTN from the coding sequence ATGATACAAAAACAAAACCTGTTTTATGCCTTAAGCATAATTACTGTTCTCGGAATTTTCAGTAGCTGTATATCCAATAAAAGGGTAATTTATATGCAGGATATCCCTGAAAAAAATCCAATAACCCAAATTGGTGAATTGGTACCCGTAAATACAGAAGAGTATTTATTGCAATATAATGATGTTGTTGAGATCAATATCACTACATCAGACCCGCTATTGAATACCTTGTTTGATATAAATAGCGGAGGGAATCAAGGAAGGATGATGATGGGAGGTGGAGGAATGATGAATGGAGGGGATATATTTTATTTGTCAGGATATACTTTGAATGATGATGGTATAGTTGAACTCCCTGTTATTGGAAAGGTTAAAATGGTAGGACTGAATACTGAAGATGCCAAAATTGCCATAGAAAATGAATTGAAAAAAATTGTAAGGGATAATGAGTATTTTGTTCGGGTGAGATTGGGAGGAATAAGATATAGTGCATTGGGAGAGTTTACTAGACCGGGGAAATATACTATACTACAGAACCGAGTTACCATTTTTGAAGCCATTGCACATGCAGGAGATTTGACCATTCAGGCCAAAAGGGACAATATTATGTTAATCAGACAATATCCGGAAGGCTCCAAAGCTTATAGGGTCAATTTAAATGACAATAAGATTATGGCTTCGGAATTCTATTTTATCAGGCCCAATGATATGATTTATGTGGAACCTATGAAAGTTAGAGAATTAGGTACGGGGGTTACATTCTTGCAAACTCTTCAAGTACTTACCTCACTAGCCACCCTAGCTTTGCTGGTTTATACTACGACTAATTAA
- a CDS encoding glycosyltransferase — MNLKRLLGKAILILGILSLALFLYAFISKVGIGHRVLYFLLTVSLAFKLLKVLFEWYHYDGLPKPRDESEKPKPPLKPYTVDMLTTFFPGEPYNMLENTLRALVAVKYPHTTYLCDEGNDAYVKELCADLGVVHVTRDTHENAKAGNINNALKYATGEICVILDPDHAPYPEFLDHVLHHFDNPEIGYVQVVQSYGNQKESLIAQGAAEQTYLFYGPYMQAMGEFGTAQAIGANCTFRRAALDSIGGHAPGLTEDMHTSMLLHAKGWKSVYEPVILSRGQVPSSISAYYKQQLKWSRGTFDLWFNLFPKLFWKFTWRQKLHYGIIPLYYLFGFVTLIDFGIPAYALFTGEYPWLVDPMVFFVYFTPFFLFSLTYRFYAQSWLNHPEEKGIHLVGGFLRVGTWWVFIIGFVYTLLNIKVPYIPTPKEHSTKGEFLLGLPNLLLALISAFAVCYGLYWDWQPYSMLMALFSSINAMIFFTIFAMGQTTWVLNTKAKWKWFRNAFTFTQKNFSYLKLSRVALHLVLFSMLASSLVFIISSFNLDRDDLLNQRPKTTIEKELGGFYTGIYDPHFDYLSDISLINGHEEKAAHQFSVISTYVAWGDGPLPVEKWETIINHGALPMITWEPWSNLFEAYSENNDLKNNQKVFQYILNGYFDAYIDDVAVALRDLHSPVFLRFAHEMENPMYPWSRAGNNTPEEFVEAWKYVHLRFEKVGAHNVSWVWSPWSTEGFDSYFPSGGYTQYVDWIGLTALDYGLASEDQTSKSFEQIYQPFSAKIAEKGFKLPVMLAEFGSISYGQDGRTWVSESIHSIKTKFPEIRSFVFFFSDLDKNWITQWRPDQESKHIDWTFDLNGVSNWLDKFDLHSERNYLNNPTSKIASKTSPHSLIGSPGNHQLIVDGQPFYIKGICYNPGHDWEEGFIPLSMKQLDKDFSLIKKMGANTIRRYEPGIYDRNILNSAKEHDLKVMYGFWFDPKTDFQKDVKKLKAYEKRVLAKVRKYKNDKSIIGWNIGNETWGILKKHYAQPYLTSVRRSYLEFLDDLAVKIKKIDPERPVFSSEEHDNERLIGAIIQYRAFAPHVDVLGINSYYEENISQLDSIMEFAYPDKPYVVTEFGPKGYWNYELGDYINNSSLIELSSLSKAEWYERQWIEYIQNFKGKNLGGIAFSWMDRFEGTATWFGITDNKGRLKPAYYYLQNVWLEENQMISSFPDINIVGHWDYLNPGENFWVSAAITNGYDGELQYSWVVYDQNWERSSPVLDKILDGKFVEIKLPSSPSRIYLYATDSMGNVITASRPLLVR, encoded by the coding sequence ATGAATCTAAAACGCCTGCTGGGCAAGGCTATCCTGATTCTTGGGATTTTATCTTTGGCTTTATTTTTATATGCGTTTATTTCGAAAGTCGGTATAGGACATCGGGTCCTGTATTTCCTGCTTACAGTTTCATTGGCTTTTAAATTGTTAAAAGTGCTTTTTGAATGGTACCATTATGACGGATTACCAAAACCCCGAGATGAATCAGAAAAGCCAAAGCCACCTTTAAAACCTTACACGGTGGATATGCTCACAACCTTTTTTCCCGGTGAGCCTTATAACATGTTGGAGAATACCTTAAGGGCTTTGGTGGCAGTAAAATACCCACATACCACCTATCTCTGTGATGAAGGAAATGATGCATATGTGAAAGAACTATGTGCCGATCTTGGTGTAGTACATGTCACCCGCGATACCCATGAAAACGCCAAGGCAGGTAATATCAACAATGCCCTGAAATATGCCACAGGAGAAATTTGTGTGATTTTAGACCCAGATCACGCACCTTATCCGGAATTTTTAGACCATGTGTTGCATCATTTCGATAATCCTGAAATAGGTTATGTACAGGTAGTCCAATCCTATGGCAACCAAAAAGAATCTTTGATCGCCCAAGGAGCAGCAGAACAGACATATCTTTTTTATGGACCTTATATGCAAGCTATGGGGGAATTTGGAACCGCTCAGGCTATTGGGGCAAATTGTACCTTTAGAAGAGCCGCACTGGATTCCATAGGAGGACACGCTCCTGGCCTGACTGAAGATATGCATACATCTATGCTGCTTCACGCTAAAGGCTGGAAGTCTGTGTATGAACCGGTCATTTTGTCCAGAGGACAGGTTCCCAGCAGCATTTCAGCCTACTACAAACAACAATTGAAATGGAGTAGGGGAACCTTTGATTTGTGGTTCAATCTTTTTCCAAAGCTTTTCTGGAAATTCACTTGGAGGCAAAAATTGCATTATGGCATAATTCCGCTCTACTATTTATTTGGATTTGTTACACTAATTGATTTTGGGATTCCAGCTTATGCTTTGTTTACAGGAGAATATCCTTGGTTGGTTGACCCTATGGTTTTTTTCGTTTATTTTACCCCATTTTTTCTGTTCAGCCTGACCTATAGGTTTTATGCTCAATCCTGGCTCAATCATCCCGAAGAGAAAGGCATTCATTTGGTTGGAGGGTTTTTGAGGGTAGGTACATGGTGGGTTTTTATTATTGGTTTTGTTTACACCTTATTGAACATAAAAGTACCGTATATTCCCACGCCAAAAGAGCATTCGACCAAAGGAGAATTTTTATTAGGATTGCCAAATCTATTATTGGCCTTAATCTCAGCCTTTGCAGTTTGCTATGGTTTGTATTGGGATTGGCAACCCTATAGCATGTTAATGGCACTCTTTTCATCGATCAATGCTATGATTTTCTTTACGATATTTGCCATGGGGCAGACTACATGGGTTTTGAATACCAAAGCCAAGTGGAAATGGTTTAGAAATGCCTTTACTTTCACTCAAAAGAATTTTTCCTACCTAAAATTAAGCAGGGTAGCTTTACATTTGGTCTTATTTTCCATGTTGGCAAGCAGTTTGGTTTTCATCATCAGTTCCTTTAATCTGGACAGGGATGACTTATTGAATCAAAGACCTAAAACAACAATTGAAAAAGAATTGGGTGGGTTCTACACAGGAATTTATGATCCCCATTTTGATTATTTATCAGATATATCGTTAATCAACGGACATGAAGAAAAAGCAGCTCATCAATTTTCTGTGATTTCTACATACGTAGCTTGGGGAGATGGACCGCTACCTGTAGAAAAATGGGAGACTATTATTAACCATGGTGCCTTACCAATGATAACTTGGGAACCATGGTCTAATTTATTCGAAGCTTATTCTGAAAATAATGATCTTAAAAATAATCAAAAGGTTTTTCAATATATTTTGAATGGATATTTTGATGCTTATATTGACGATGTGGCAGTAGCATTAAGAGACCTTCATTCGCCCGTTTTTTTAAGGTTTGCCCATGAAATGGAAAACCCTATGTATCCTTGGTCAAGGGCAGGAAACAATACTCCTGAAGAGTTTGTGGAAGCATGGAAGTATGTTCATCTTCGTTTTGAAAAGGTGGGTGCTCATAATGTTTCTTGGGTATGGAGTCCATGGTCCACTGAGGGATTTGATTCTTATTTTCCTTCCGGAGGTTATACACAGTATGTAGATTGGATTGGATTGACTGCTTTGGATTATGGTTTGGCAAGTGAAGATCAAACTTCAAAAAGCTTTGAACAAATCTATCAACCATTCAGTGCTAAGATTGCGGAAAAAGGTTTTAAGCTACCTGTCATGTTAGCAGAGTTTGGTTCAATTTCCTATGGGCAGGACGGCAGAACCTGGGTAAGTGAATCCATCCATTCCATCAAAACTAAATTTCCGGAAATTAGATCTTTCGTATTCTTCTTTAGTGATTTGGATAAAAACTGGATCACTCAATGGCGTCCTGACCAAGAATCCAAACACATTGATTGGACCTTTGACCTTAATGGGGTGTCTAATTGGCTTGACAAGTTTGATTTGCATTCGGAAAGAAATTATCTTAATAATCCTACTTCCAAGATTGCATCTAAAACATCACCCCACTCATTGATTGGAAGTCCAGGAAACCACCAACTTATCGTAGATGGTCAACCCTTCTATATCAAAGGTATCTGTTACAATCCTGGCCATGATTGGGAAGAAGGATTTATCCCCTTGTCAATGAAACAATTGGATAAGGATTTTTCATTGATCAAAAAAATGGGTGCCAATACGATTAGAAGGTATGAACCCGGTATTTACGATAGGAATATTCTCAATTCAGCTAAAGAGCATGATTTGAAAGTGATGTATGGCTTTTGGTTTGACCCTAAAACAGATTTCCAAAAAGATGTGAAGAAACTTAAAGCCTACGAAAAACGGGTACTGGCAAAGGTAAGGAAATATAAAAATGATAAAAGCATCATAGGTTGGAATATCGGAAATGAAACATGGGGGATTCTAAAGAAGCATTACGCACAACCTTACCTCACGTCAGTCAGAAGAAGTTATCTTGAGTTTTTAGATGATTTGGCAGTTAAAATCAAAAAAATTGATCCTGAAAGACCGGTATTCTCTTCGGAAGAACATGATAATGAAAGATTAATCGGTGCTATCATCCAATATAGGGCTTTTGCACCCCATGTTGACGTATTGGGTATCAATTCTTATTATGAGGAAAATATAAGTCAACTTGATTCAATAATGGAGTTTGCTTATCCTGACAAACCTTATGTGGTGACTGAATTTGGTCCAAAGGGTTATTGGAATTATGAATTGGGCGATTATATAAATAATAGTTCATTGATTGAGCTATCATCCCTTAGTAAAGCTGAGTGGTATGAAAGGCAGTGGATAGAGTATATACAAAACTTTAAAGGTAAAAATCTAGGGGGAATCGCATTTAGTTGGATGGACCGTTTTGAGGGTACTGCAACTTGGTTCGGAATTACTGATAATAAAGGAAGGCTAAAGCCTGCATATTATTACTTGCAAAATGTTTGGTTAGAAGAAAATCAGATGATTAGTTCCTTTCCTGATATTAACATAGTAGGGCATTGGGATTATTTAAATCCTGGAGAAAATTTTTGGGTTTCAGCAGCTATTACAAATGGATATGATGGAGAATTGCAGTATTCTTGGGTAGTGTATGACCAAAATTGGGAAAGAAGTAGCCCGGTTTTGGATAAGATATTAGATGGCAAGTTTGTTGAAATCAAGTTGCCTTCAAGTCCCTCTAGGATTTATCTTTATGCGACTGATTCTATGGGCAATGTGATTACTGCTTCGAGGCCTTTGTTGGTGCGTTGA
- a CDS encoding glycoside hydrolase family 2 TIM barrel-domain containing protein, with the protein MINAQKGLIITLIFTSLLSLFSCKTDKKEVFQPTVQVKYQEGRAILYRYGEPYFIIGAAGTQYMDKVAAYGGNSVRTWNLQDADSILDKAHELGLTVTLGIEIGRPLWGNDFAYWKIWEVAKKVEEIRPFVEKYKDHPALLMWGVGNEVKGYGGGTRLEVYYITNQVAKMVKEVDLNHPTMTALNHSSKIDFLTPTILSNIDILGFNAFRDLNRMSGKVYGEDGWKKAYIFSEWGTWGHWQAPETEWGAPKELKDAEKRHAMEQNWNTMLQDSSLLLGAYAFYWGYKHEGTQTWFSFFSEEGLQTPSLQFLKEAWSGKTVENAAPNVSDISIENPKSFVRDNFYLESDKIYTASALAEDPEADSLEFIWEIRDEENYFLDKNYSNPIDSLIVVSNGPKVQFKTPKDEGPFRVFVYALDGRGNFSSYNIPFYVIKR; encoded by the coding sequence ATGATCAATGCCCAAAAAGGATTAATAATTACTTTGATTTTTACTTCTTTGCTTTCACTGTTTTCTTGCAAAACAGATAAAAAGGAGGTATTTCAACCAACTGTACAAGTAAAGTATCAGGAAGGAAGGGCAATACTTTATAGGTATGGGGAGCCATATTTTATCATAGGTGCTGCGGGCACCCAATATATGGATAAGGTGGCTGCATATGGTGGAAACTCAGTCAGGACATGGAATTTGCAAGATGCTGACAGCATTTTGGATAAAGCTCATGAACTTGGATTGACAGTGACCTTGGGAATCGAAATCGGTCGCCCACTTTGGGGAAATGACTTCGCCTACTGGAAAATCTGGGAAGTGGCAAAGAAAGTAGAAGAAATAAGGCCATTTGTAGAGAAGTACAAAGATCACCCTGCCCTGTTGATGTGGGGGGTCGGCAATGAGGTGAAAGGATATGGAGGTGGAACGAGGTTAGAAGTTTACTACATAACCAATCAAGTCGCGAAGATGGTCAAGGAGGTTGATCTAAATCACCCAACCATGACTGCTCTTAATCATTCATCTAAAATTGACTTCCTTACCCCCACAATTTTATCAAATATCGATATTCTGGGTTTCAATGCTTTTCGAGACTTAAACCGCATGTCAGGAAAGGTATATGGGGAAGACGGATGGAAAAAAGCCTATATTTTTTCCGAGTGGGGAACTTGGGGTCATTGGCAGGCACCAGAAACCGAATGGGGTGCGCCCAAGGAATTGAAGGACGCTGAAAAAAGACATGCCATGGAGCAGAATTGGAATACCATGCTCCAGGATTCCTCCCTTCTTTTGGGTGCTTATGCGTTTTATTGGGGATACAAACATGAGGGTACCCAAACCTGGTTTAGTTTCTTCTCTGAGGAAGGTCTTCAAACGCCGTCCCTTCAGTTTTTGAAAGAAGCATGGTCTGGAAAAACGGTGGAGAATGCTGCGCCTAATGTCAGCGACATTTCGATTGAAAACCCGAAAAGTTTTGTCAGGGACAATTTCTACCTGGAAAGCGACAAAATATATACAGCTAGCGCACTGGCAGAAGATCCCGAAGCGGACTCACTGGAATTCATCTGGGAAATCAGGGATGAAGAAAATTACTTTCTTGATAAAAATTATTCCAACCCAATCGACTCCCTGATTGTGGTTTCAAATGGACCAAAAGTCCAATTCAAGACGCCAAAGGATGAGGGGCCTTTCAGGGTTTTCGTCTACGCACTTGATGGGCGGGGGAATTTCTCCTCTTACAATATCCCGTTTTATGTCATAAAGAGGTGA